Proteins encoded within one genomic window of Mycolicibacterium aubagnense:
- a CDS encoding bifunctional [glutamine synthetase] adenylyltransferase/[glutamine synthetase]-adenylyl-L-tyrosine phosphorylase has product MPNPAIQRPTQPSVGRLGLVAPTARADLDRLGWNTDAHVVLLWSLSRAPDADSALRAMVRIADALQGDWAELSALLVTDTSLRGRLFAVLGSSLALGDHLVAHPHSWRLLQGDVTLPSRAELLDDFDRLAAELCSTAGTAAASHVLQTHYRDRILVLAALDVAPTVENEPVLPFVTVGEHLSDLADAALGAALVVATRTVCGDDPGPRLAVIAMGKCGARELNYVSDVDIIFVAEAADSVSTRVAGEMMRFAGETFFEVDAALRPEGKAGQLVRTLESHVAYYQRWAKTWEFQALLKARAAVGDPELGEQYIAALMPMVWTACDREDFVPDVQAMRRRVEELVPAGVKSRELKLGKGGLRDVEFAVQLLQLVHGRNDDSLHVASTVDALAALGFHGYIGRDDAANLTASYEFLRLLEHRLQLQRLKRTHLLPEEGDDETWRWLARAAHIRPDGQHDALGVLREDLKRQNMRVSRLHAKLFYQPLLEAGPHFGPRLTTAAAERQLAALGYEGPQSALTHLAALTTATGRRGTVQQVLLPTLLDWLSDTPDPDAGLLAYRRISEELTDQRWFLSTLRDESAVAKRLMRVLGTSAYVPDLLMRAPEVIQQYADGPHGPKLLEVEPDTVFRALVASAGRHPDPVRAIAAARTLRRRELARVASADLLGLLPVIDVCKALTSVWVAVLQAALEVVIRANSQTDGPLARIAVIGMGRLGGGELGYGSDADVMFVCEPVEGAAADESAAVRWAISVAEQVRTLLGQPSSDPPLEVDAGLRPEGRNGSLVRTLASYEQYYAQWAQPWEIQALLRAHRVAGDLELGERFLLMIDRTRYPADGVSPDTVREIRRIKARVDAERLPRGADPNTHTKLGRGGLADVEWTVQLLQLRYAHKVPTLHNTSTLEALDAIEAAQLIEGDEADTLRQAWLTATRARNALVLVRGKPTDQLPGPGRQLNAVASAAGWPDGDGGAFLDNYLRVTRRAKTVVRKVFGE; this is encoded by the coding sequence GTGCCCAACCCCGCGATACAGCGCCCCACGCAGCCCAGCGTCGGCCGGCTCGGGTTGGTGGCGCCGACGGCGCGGGCGGATCTGGATCGGCTGGGCTGGAACACCGACGCTCACGTCGTGTTGTTGTGGTCGCTGTCGCGCGCTCCTGACGCCGACAGTGCGCTGCGCGCCATGGTGCGGATCGCCGACGCTCTGCAAGGCGACTGGGCGGAGCTCAGTGCCCTGTTGGTAACCGATACCTCGTTGCGTGGCAGGCTGTTCGCCGTGCTGGGGTCGTCGTTGGCCCTGGGCGATCACCTGGTGGCGCATCCTCACTCGTGGCGTCTGCTGCAGGGCGACGTCACGTTGCCGTCGCGAGCCGAGCTGCTCGACGACTTCGACCGGCTGGCGGCCGAATTGTGCAGTACGGCCGGCACCGCAGCGGCTTCGCACGTGCTGCAGACCCACTACCGTGACCGCATCCTGGTGCTGGCGGCACTGGACGTCGCGCCGACGGTCGAGAACGAACCAGTCCTGCCGTTCGTCACCGTGGGTGAGCACCTGTCCGATCTGGCCGACGCGGCACTCGGAGCGGCGCTGGTGGTCGCGACCCGGACGGTGTGCGGGGACGATCCCGGACCGCGACTCGCGGTCATCGCGATGGGCAAATGTGGTGCGCGCGAACTGAATTACGTCAGCGACGTCGATATCATCTTCGTTGCCGAAGCGGCCGATTCCGTGTCTACCCGGGTCGCCGGCGAGATGATGCGGTTCGCGGGTGAAACGTTCTTCGAGGTGGACGCGGCACTGCGGCCCGAGGGCAAGGCCGGTCAGCTGGTCCGCACCCTGGAGTCGCACGTCGCCTACTACCAGCGCTGGGCCAAAACCTGGGAGTTCCAGGCGCTTTTGAAGGCTCGGGCCGCGGTGGGCGACCCGGAGCTGGGTGAGCAGTACATCGCCGCACTGATGCCGATGGTCTGGACCGCTTGTGACCGTGAGGATTTCGTGCCCGACGTGCAGGCCATGCGCCGCCGGGTGGAGGAGCTGGTGCCCGCCGGGGTGAAGTCCCGGGAGCTGAAGCTCGGCAAGGGTGGGCTGCGGGACGTTGAGTTCGCCGTGCAGTTGCTGCAGCTGGTCCACGGCCGCAACGACGACTCGCTGCACGTGGCCTCCACGGTCGACGCGTTGGCGGCACTCGGGTTCCACGGATACATCGGCCGCGACGATGCCGCGAATCTCACTGCGTCCTACGAGTTTCTGCGGCTGCTCGAGCACCGCCTGCAGCTGCAGCGGCTCAAACGTACCCACTTGCTGCCCGAGGAGGGCGACGACGAAACGTGGCGCTGGCTCGCCCGCGCGGCACATATCCGGCCAGATGGTCAGCATGACGCGCTCGGGGTACTCCGCGAGGACCTGAAACGGCAGAACATGCGGGTGTCTCGTCTGCACGCCAAGCTCTTCTACCAGCCGCTGCTGGAAGCGGGGCCCCATTTCGGCCCGAGGCTGACCACCGCCGCGGCCGAAAGGCAGTTGGCCGCATTGGGTTACGAAGGCCCGCAGAGCGCGCTGACGCACCTGGCGGCCCTGACCACTGCCACCGGCCGCCGCGGCACCGTACAGCAGGTGCTGTTGCCGACGCTGCTGGACTGGCTGTCGGACACCCCCGACCCGGATGCCGGTCTGCTGGCATACCGGCGGATCAGTGAGGAACTGACCGACCAGCGCTGGTTCCTGTCCACCCTGCGGGACGAGAGCGCCGTCGCCAAGCGATTGATGCGCGTACTCGGGACCTCGGCCTACGTGCCGGACCTGCTGATGCGGGCGCCGGAAGTCATCCAGCAGTACGCCGATGGTCCGCACGGGCCGAAATTGCTTGAAGTGGAACCGGATACGGTGTTCCGCGCGCTGGTGGCGTCGGCCGGCCGACATCCAGACCCGGTCCGGGCCATCGCCGCGGCGCGAACCCTGCGGCGCCGGGAACTGGCGCGGGTGGCCTCGGCCGACCTGCTGGGCCTGCTGCCGGTAATCGACGTCTGCAAGGCGCTGACATCGGTCTGGGTGGCGGTGTTGCAGGCCGCGCTGGAAGTGGTGATCCGGGCCAACTCGCAGACCGATGGTCCGTTGGCACGCATCGCCGTCATCGGGATGGGGCGGCTCGGCGGCGGGGAGCTGGGCTACGGGTCGGACGCGGACGTGATGTTCGTATGCGAACCCGTCGAGGGCGCCGCAGCGGACGAGTCGGCAGCCGTGCGCTGGGCAATCAGTGTGGCTGAACAGGTGCGGACCTTGTTGGGCCAGCCCAGTAGCGATCCACCGCTCGAGGTCGACGCCGGGCTGCGTCCCGAAGGCCGAAACGGCTCGCTGGTAAGGACTTTGGCGTCGTACGAGCAGTACTACGCCCAGTGGGCGCAGCCGTGGGAGATTCAGGCTCTGCTGAGAGCCCATCGCGTGGCCGGGGATCTGGAACTCGGCGAGCGCTTCCTGCTGATGATCGACCGCACCCGGTACCCGGCCGATGGCGTGTCGCCGGACACGGTGCGCGAAATCCGGCGGATCAAGGCTCGTGTCGACGCCGAACGGCTACCCCGCGGCGCCGACCCGAACACTCACACCAAGCTGGGGCGCGGCGGCCTGGCCGACGTGGAGTGGACCGTGCAGCTGCTCCAATTACGTTATGCGCACAAGGTTCCCACGCTGCACAACACCTCGACGCTGGAGGCACTGGATGCCATCGAAGCGGCCCAGCTGATCGAGGGCGACGAAGCGGACACACTGCGCCAGGCCTGGCTGACCGCCACCCGGGCGCGCAACGCGCTGGTGCTGGTGCGCGGCAAACCCACCGACCAACTGCCCGGGCCGGGCCGTCAGCTCAATGCCGTGGCGTCGGCCGCGGGCTGGCCGGACGGCGACGGCGGCGCCTTCCTGGACAACTATCTGCGCGTGACCCGTCGTGCCAAAACCGTGGTGCGCAAGGTGTTTGGGGAGTAG
- a CDS encoding PaaI family thioesterase produces the protein MTEAIGNSFFGVITDEEYQRQRAVYEPFTDAVRKLIDAGIRTGVDATKLAEAQAEIEAIIDKLRAVEKPVPSIVRLADTGRPLSYANPTVGLRNAIAPPMVVNHEGGPDYRAWAEFDLGLPYEGPPGLVHGGICALVLDQLLGETASAGLTKPHFTGTITVRYLRGTPLGRVRAEAWVDRTDGVKTYARGTLSDAEGVTVEADGIFIRPQWARE, from the coding sequence GTGACAGAGGCAATCGGTAACTCATTCTTCGGCGTGATCACCGACGAGGAGTACCAGCGTCAACGCGCCGTGTACGAGCCGTTCACCGATGCCGTCCGCAAGCTGATCGATGCCGGGATCCGCACCGGCGTCGATGCGACGAAACTCGCCGAGGCGCAAGCCGAGATCGAAGCGATCATCGACAAACTACGTGCGGTGGAAAAGCCGGTGCCCTCGATTGTCCGGCTCGCCGACACCGGTCGCCCGCTGTCGTACGCGAATCCGACTGTGGGGCTGCGCAACGCCATCGCCCCGCCGATGGTGGTGAACCACGAGGGCGGGCCGGATTACCGGGCCTGGGCCGAATTCGATTTGGGTCTGCCCTATGAAGGCCCACCCGGACTGGTGCACGGCGGAATCTGTGCCCTGGTCCTGGACCAACTCCTCGGCGAGACCGCCAGCGCCGGACTGACCAAGCCGCATTTCACCGGCACCATCACCGTGCGCTACCTGCGCGGCACCCCGCTGGGGCGAGTCCGTGCCGAGGCCTGGGTCGACCGGACCGACGGTGTGAAGACCTATGCGCGCGGCACCCTGTCCGATGCCGAGGGCGTCACCGTCGAGGCCGACGGCATCTTCATCCGGCCGCAGTGGGCGCGCGAGTGA
- a CDS encoding TIGR03619 family F420-dependent LLM class oxidoreductase, with translation MKFYVSLAFLDISELTEIARAADELGYDGIAIPDHVVNLETLSTPYPYTPDGQRRWQPFTHWPDPWVLVGALAQVTSRVKFVTTVYIPGMRDPFSVAKSVGTAACLSGGRVEFGVGVGWCADEFALMGQAFERRGKRTDEMLELIRQLWQPGWTSFDGEFYQVPRLEMEPTPPPVPVYVGGLSEIALRRAARNDGWIGDLITTDQAIAAATRVRELRVENGLPLEGFEILTPLADAYLPEHFERAAQAGITGNVTMPWLFYSGPQATPAEKINGLKRFRADLGLDR, from the coding sequence GTGAAGTTCTACGTCAGCCTGGCCTTTCTGGATATCAGCGAGCTGACCGAGATCGCTCGGGCCGCAGACGAACTCGGCTACGACGGCATCGCTATCCCGGACCACGTGGTGAACCTGGAGACGTTGAGCACGCCGTACCCCTACACACCCGACGGTCAGCGTCGCTGGCAGCCATTCACGCACTGGCCCGACCCGTGGGTGTTGGTCGGCGCGCTCGCGCAGGTGACCAGCCGGGTGAAATTCGTGACCACGGTGTACATCCCCGGTATGCGCGACCCGTTCTCGGTGGCGAAATCGGTCGGGACGGCGGCCTGCCTGTCCGGTGGTCGGGTGGAGTTCGGCGTCGGCGTGGGGTGGTGTGCCGACGAGTTCGCTTTGATGGGACAGGCTTTCGAGCGCCGCGGCAAGCGCACCGACGAGATGCTGGAGTTGATCCGGCAGCTGTGGCAGCCGGGGTGGACGTCGTTCGACGGGGAGTTCTACCAGGTGCCGCGGCTTGAGATGGAGCCCACGCCGCCGCCGGTACCCGTCTACGTCGGCGGTCTCAGCGAGATCGCCCTGCGCCGGGCCGCGCGCAACGACGGCTGGATCGGCGACCTGATCACCACCGACCAGGCCATCGCCGCCGCGACGCGGGTGCGCGAGTTGCGCGTCGAAAACGGTTTACCGCTGGAGGGTTTCGAGATCCTGACGCCGCTGGCCGACGCCTATCTGCCGGAGCACTTCGAGCGCGCCGCACAGGCCGGCATCACGGGCAACGTCACCATGCCGTGGCTGTTCTACAGCGGTCCGCAGGCCACGCCGGCCGAGAAGATCAACGGCCTCAAGCGCTTTCGCGCCGACCTCGGTCTGGATCGCTAG
- a CDS encoding DoxX family protein, giving the protein MAQLDIESRLDTVAPLVLSVFRIVLGFLFALHGATTLFKWPVDTAPGMAAPAFGSFPGWYAGAIELIVGILIFTGLATRIAAFIGSGEMAFAYFMEHQPHGLLPIANGGEPAVLYCFALFLLVFTGGGALSLDALRKR; this is encoded by the coding sequence ATGGCTCAGCTGGACATCGAATCCCGACTCGACACTGTCGCCCCCCTCGTGCTGTCCGTCTTCCGGATAGTGCTCGGCTTCCTGTTCGCGCTGCATGGCGCCACCACGCTGTTCAAGTGGCCCGTCGACACCGCGCCCGGTATGGCCGCGCCGGCCTTCGGCAGTTTCCCGGGTTGGTACGCCGGTGCCATCGAACTGATCGTCGGCATCCTGATCTTCACCGGCTTGGCCACCCGCATCGCCGCCTTCATCGGTTCCGGCGAAATGGCCTTCGCCTACTTCATGGAGCACCAGCCGCACGGCCTGTTGCCCATCGCCAACGGCGGCGAGCCCGCGGTCCTCTACTGCTTTGCGCTGTTCCTGCTGGTGTTCACCGGCGGTGGAGCGCTCTCCCTCGATGCGCTGCGCAAACGCTAG
- a CDS encoding ArsR/SmtB family transcription factor, with protein sequence MATDQLSRTFAALADPTRRSMLALLADGERTVGELVEPFDMTFAAVSKHLRVLETAGLVRRSRTAQYRPATLDPEPLAAAAKWISEYEKFWSANLDSMGELLARLQHNKGEDA encoded by the coding sequence ATGGCGACGGACCAGCTGAGCCGCACTTTCGCCGCACTGGCGGACCCGACCCGTCGGAGCATGCTCGCGCTGCTGGCTGATGGGGAACGAACCGTCGGCGAACTGGTCGAGCCGTTCGACATGACGTTCGCCGCGGTGTCCAAGCACCTGCGGGTACTGGAAACCGCCGGACTGGTGCGGAGAAGCCGCACCGCGCAGTACCGGCCGGCCACCCTCGACCCGGAACCCCTTGCGGCAGCGGCGAAATGGATTTCGGAGTACGAGAAATTCTGGAGCGCGAACCTGGATTCGATGGGGGAGTTGCTCGCCCGTCTGCAACACAACAAAGGAGAAGACGCATGA
- a CDS encoding SRPBCC family protein — translation MTDSVTLVRTFDAPQELVYSMFVTPEYFATWFGTDQVDVPMDTFEMDARIGGEWRAVMHLPDGTLKHWVGSFLELDPPNRVVFDLTDEPDNPERMPVTVTLRPVGGGTELTLVQQTPGWPAEGRAALEHGYNAFLDSMGRLLQRLPA, via the coding sequence ATGACCGATTCGGTGACCCTCGTTCGGACCTTCGATGCACCCCAGGAGCTGGTGTACTCGATGTTCGTCACACCGGAGTATTTCGCGACCTGGTTCGGCACCGACCAGGTCGATGTGCCGATGGACACCTTCGAGATGGACGCGCGGATCGGTGGTGAATGGCGTGCCGTCATGCACCTGCCCGACGGCACGCTCAAGCACTGGGTCGGCAGTTTCCTCGAACTCGATCCGCCGAATCGGGTGGTGTTCGACCTGACCGATGAACCGGACAACCCGGAGCGGATGCCGGTCACGGTGACGCTGCGTCCCGTCGGCGGCGGCACCGAACTGACCCTGGTTCAGCAGACTCCGGGCTGGCCCGCCGAGGGCCGTGCCGCGCTCGAGCACGGCTACAACGCGTTCCTGGATTCCATGGGCCGGCTGTTGCAGCGGCTGCCTGCCTGA
- the glnA gene encoding type I glutamate--ammonia ligase has translation MAEKTSDDIFKLIKDENVEYVDIRFCDLPGVVQHFSIPASAFDESVFEDGLAFDGSSVRGFQSIHESDMMLLPDANTARIDPFRAAKTLNLNFFVHDPFTREAYSRDPRNVARKAENYLASTGIADTAYFGAEAEFYIFDSVAFDSKINGTFYEVDSESGWWNTGEPFEADGSANRGYKVRPKGGYFPVAPYDHYVDLRDEMSTNLINAGFTLERGHHEVGTAGQAEINYKFDTLLAAADDVLLFKYIIKNTAWANGKTVTFMPKPLFGDNGSGMHAHQSLWKDGKPLFHDESGYAGLSDMARHYIGGILHHAPSLLAFTNPTVNSYKRLVPGYEAPINLVYSQRNRSACVRIPITGNNPKAKRLEFRCPDSSGNPYLAFSAMLMAGIDGIKKKIEPLAPVDKDLYELPPDEAANIPQAPTSLAAVIDRLEQDHDYLTEGGVFTEDLIETWISYKRENEILPVQIRPHPYEFSLYYDC, from the coding sequence GTGGCAGAAAAGACGTCTGACGACATCTTCAAGCTGATCAAGGACGAGAACGTCGAGTACGTCGACATTCGCTTCTGCGATCTGCCCGGTGTCGTCCAGCACTTCTCGATCCCGGCTTCGGCCTTCGACGAGAGCGTTTTCGAAGATGGCCTGGCATTCGACGGTTCGTCGGTGCGCGGCTTCCAGTCGATCCATGAGTCCGACATGATGCTGCTGCCGGATGCCAACACCGCGCGCATCGACCCGTTCCGCGCCGCCAAGACGCTGAACCTGAACTTCTTCGTGCACGACCCGTTCACGCGTGAGGCCTACTCCCGTGACCCACGTAACGTCGCCCGCAAGGCCGAGAACTACCTGGCCAGCACCGGCATCGCCGACACCGCGTACTTCGGTGCCGAAGCTGAGTTCTACATCTTCGACTCCGTCGCCTTCGACTCGAAGATCAACGGCACCTTCTACGAGGTCGACTCCGAGTCGGGCTGGTGGAACACCGGTGAGCCCTTCGAGGCCGACGGCTCGGCCAACCGCGGCTACAAGGTCCGCCCCAAGGGTGGTTACTTCCCCGTCGCGCCGTACGACCACTACGTCGACCTGCGTGACGAGATGTCGACCAACCTGATCAACGCCGGGTTCACCCTGGAGCGCGGCCACCACGAGGTCGGCACCGCCGGCCAGGCCGAGATCAACTACAAGTTCGACACGCTGCTGGCCGCGGCCGACGATGTGCTGCTGTTCAAGTACATCATCAAGAACACCGCGTGGGCGAACGGCAAGACCGTCACCTTCATGCCGAAGCCGCTGTTCGGCGACAACGGCTCGGGCATGCATGCCCACCAGTCGCTGTGGAAGGACGGCAAGCCGCTGTTCCACGACGAGTCCGGCTATGCGGGCCTGTCCGACATGGCGCGCCACTACATCGGCGGCATCCTGCACCACGCCCCGTCGCTGCTGGCGTTCACCAACCCGACGGTGAACTCCTACAAGCGTCTGGTGCCGGGCTATGAGGCCCCGATCAACCTGGTGTACAGCCAGCGCAACCGTTCGGCGTGTGTGCGTATCCCGATCACCGGCAACAACCCGAAGGCCAAGCGCCTCGAGTTCCGTTGCCCGGACAGCTCGGGTAACCCGTACCTGGCCTTCTCGGCGATGCTCATGGCCGGTATCGACGGCATCAAGAAGAAGATCGAGCCGCTGGCCCCGGTCGACAAGGACCTCTACGAGCTGCCGCCGGACGAGGCCGCCAACATCCCGCAGGCCCCGACCTCGCTGGCGGCCGTCATCGACCGCCTCGAGCAGGATCACGACTACCTCACCGAGGGTGGCGTGTTCACCGAGGACCTGATCGAGACCTGGATCTCGTACAAGCGGGAGAACGAGATCTTGCCGGTCCAGATCCGTCCTCACCCGTACGAGTTCTCGCTCTACTACGACTGCTGA
- a CDS encoding RDD family protein encodes MSGADGFRLGSWLSGPESERPVDDSNYPGKAFGLPETGPGSLARFGRRFAALLVDWLICYGLGTLSVVFGGVSEYEYQYVWHGTPAVIAWVIVGTVSVRFFGFTPGQFVLGLRVVSVGKTQYVGIGRAFVRMLLVLLAVPPLLTDSDGRGLQDRLTNTAVLRR; translated from the coding sequence ATGTCCGGTGCAGATGGATTTCGGCTCGGTTCGTGGCTGTCCGGGCCCGAATCGGAGCGCCCCGTTGATGACTCCAACTACCCGGGTAAAGCGTTCGGCCTGCCGGAAACCGGCCCGGGTTCGCTGGCGCGATTCGGCCGCCGGTTCGCCGCCCTGTTGGTGGACTGGCTGATCTGTTACGGCCTCGGCACCCTGAGTGTCGTGTTCGGCGGGGTCAGCGAATACGAATACCAGTACGTCTGGCACGGCACGCCTGCGGTGATCGCCTGGGTCATTGTCGGGACGGTTTCCGTGCGGTTCTTCGGCTTCACGCCGGGCCAGTTCGTGCTGGGACTGCGCGTCGTATCGGTGGGAAAGACCCAGTACGTCGGAATCGGACGCGCGTTCGTCCGCATGCTGCTGGTGCTGCTGGCCGTCCCCCCGCTGCTGACCGACTCCGACGGCCGCGGCCTGCAGGACCGGCTGACCAACACCGCCGTCCTGCGCCGCTAG
- a CDS encoding DUF4191 domain-containing protein — protein sequence MAKTTDPAALKAAKAEAKAARKAASKQRRTQLWQAFQIQRKEDKRLLPYMIGAFVLILALAVGMAVYSDSIFTWVTLPILGVVLGALVAFIIFGRRAQKSVYSKADGQTGAAAWALDNMRGQWRVTQGVAATGSFDAVHRVIGRPGVIFVGEGSPQRLKPLLAQEKKRAARLVGEVPIYTVVVGNEEDQVPLAKLERHLTKLPANITTKQMDSLESRLAALGSKLGPGGLPKGPLPAGAKMKGMQRTARRK from the coding sequence ATGGCGAAGACCACCGATCCTGCCGCTCTGAAGGCTGCGAAGGCCGAAGCGAAGGCTGCCCGTAAGGCTGCCTCGAAGCAGCGCCGCACTCAGCTCTGGCAGGCGTTCCAGATTCAGCGCAAAGAGGACAAGCGGCTGCTGCCGTACATGATCGGCGCGTTCGTGCTGATTCTGGCGCTCGCCGTCGGCATGGCGGTGTACTCAGACAGCATCTTCACCTGGGTGACGCTGCCCATCCTGGGTGTGGTGCTCGGCGCGCTGGTCGCCTTCATCATCTTCGGCCGACGGGCGCAGAAGTCGGTCTACAGCAAGGCCGACGGCCAGACCGGCGCCGCGGCCTGGGCGCTGGACAACATGCGCGGCCAGTGGCGCGTCACGCAGGGCGTCGCCGCCACCGGCAGCTTCGATGCCGTGCACCGGGTCATCGGCCGGCCGGGTGTGATCTTCGTCGGCGAGGGCTCGCCGCAGCGCCTGAAGCCGCTCCTGGCGCAGGAGAAGAAGCGCGCCGCACGACTGGTCGGCGAAGTGCCGATCTACACCGTCGTGGTCGGCAACGAAGAAGACCAGGTGCCGCTGGCCAAGCTGGAACGGCACCTGACCAAGCTGCCCGCCAACATCACCACCAAGCAGATGGACTCGCTGGAGTCCCGCCTCGCGGCGCTCGGTTCGAAGCTGGGCCCGGGCGGCCTGCCCAAGGGCCCGCTGCCTGCCGGCGCCAAGATGAAGGGCATGCAGCGCACCGCTCGGCGCAAGTAG
- the lipA gene encoding lipoyl synthase gives MSVDPGNRKLLRLEVRNAETPIERKPPWIKTKLKMGPEYKDLKSLVKREGLHTVCEEAGCPNIYECWEDREATFLIGGEQCTRRCDFCQIDTGKPADLDRDEPRRVAESVQTMGLRYSTITGVARDDLPDGGAWLYAETVRQIHALNPNTGVELLAPDFNGVSALLDEVFDSRPEVFAHNVETVPRIFKRIRPAFRYERSLGVITAARDYGLVTKSNLILGMGETPEEIRVALQDLYDAGCDIVTITQYLRPSPRHHPVERWVRPEEFVEHQQFAEGLGFAGVLAGPLVRSSYRAGKLYAQAARLRPPVS, from the coding sequence ATGAGTGTCGATCCCGGTAACCGCAAGCTGCTCCGCCTGGAGGTCCGCAACGCGGAGACGCCGATCGAGCGCAAGCCGCCGTGGATCAAGACCAAGCTCAAGATGGGCCCCGAGTACAAGGACCTGAAGAGCCTGGTCAAGCGCGAGGGTCTGCACACCGTCTGCGAAGAGGCCGGCTGCCCCAACATCTACGAGTGCTGGGAGGACCGCGAGGCCACCTTCCTGATCGGCGGCGAGCAGTGCACCCGCCGCTGCGACTTCTGCCAGATCGACACCGGTAAGCCCGCAGACCTGGACCGTGACGAACCCCGCCGGGTCGCCGAGAGCGTGCAGACCATGGGCCTGCGCTACTCCACGATCACCGGGGTGGCCCGCGACGACCTCCCCGACGGCGGCGCCTGGCTGTACGCCGAGACCGTCCGCCAGATTCACGCACTCAACCCGAACACCGGCGTCGAGCTGCTGGCGCCCGACTTCAACGGTGTGTCCGCGCTGCTCGACGAGGTCTTCGACTCGCGTCCAGAAGTGTTCGCGCACAACGTCGAAACCGTGCCGCGCATCTTCAAGCGCATCCGCCCGGCGTTCCGCTACGAGCGCAGCCTCGGTGTGATCACCGCTGCCCGCGACTACGGCCTGGTCACCAAGAGCAACCTGATCCTCGGCATGGGAGAGACGCCCGAGGAAATCCGCGTGGCGCTGCAGGACCTGTACGACGCCGGCTGCGACATCGTCACCATCACCCAGTACCTGCGCCCGTCGCCGCGACACCACCCCGTCGAGCGTTGGGTGCGGCCCGAGGAATTCGTCGAGCATCAGCAGTTCGCCGAAGGGCTCGGCTTCGCCGGTGTGCTGGCCGGACCGCTGGTCCGCTCGTCCTACCGGGCCGGAAAGCTGTACGCCCAAGCTGCCCGATTACGGCCACCGGTTTCCTGA
- the lipB gene encoding lipoyl(octanoyl) transferase LipB produces MTIRSAGGPIEIRRLGTVDYNDAWQLQRDLATARADERGDDTLLLLEHLPVYTAGRRTEPHERPADGTPVIDTDRGGKITWHGPGQLVGYPIIGLAQPLDVVKFVRLLEDALMSVCADLGLDTIRVDGRSGVWLAADGLRPERKIAAIGIRVARGTTLHGFSLNCNCDLGAFGGIVPCGIADAGVTSLTKELGREVTPEDVMDRVAVSVCSALGAAVDAPRTALTSTS; encoded by the coding sequence GTGACCATCCGATCTGCCGGCGGCCCGATCGAGATACGCCGCCTGGGCACCGTCGACTACAACGATGCCTGGCAGCTCCAGCGTGATCTCGCCACCGCCCGCGCCGACGAGCGCGGCGACGACACCCTGCTGCTGCTCGAGCACCTGCCCGTCTACACCGCCGGCCGCCGCACCGAACCGCACGAGCGCCCGGCCGACGGCACCCCGGTCATCGACACCGACCGCGGCGGCAAGATCACCTGGCACGGCCCGGGGCAGCTGGTCGGCTACCCGATCATCGGCCTCGCGCAGCCGCTCGACGTGGTGAAATTCGTTCGGCTGCTTGAAGATGCGCTGATGTCGGTGTGCGCCGATCTCGGCCTGGACACCATCCGCGTGGACGGCCGCTCCGGCGTGTGGCTGGCCGCCGACGGGTTGCGGCCCGAGCGCAAGATCGCCGCCATCGGCATCCGCGTCGCGCGCGGCACGACGCTGCACGGTTTCTCGTTGAACTGTAACTGCGACCTGGGCGCGTTCGGCGGCATCGTCCCGTGCGGCATCGCCGATGCCGGCGTCACGTCCCTGACGAAGGAGCTGGGCCGGGAGGTCACGCCCGAGGACGTCATGGACCGGGTGGCTGTATCGGTGTGCTCGGCACTCGGGGCAGCCGTCGACGCACCCCGCACCGCACTAACATCGACATCATGA